A region of Streptomyces paludis DNA encodes the following proteins:
- a CDS encoding sugar porter family MFS transporter, with product MTSTAQVPPPSGRAAHPDHIGHVIFITAAAAMGGFLFGYDSSVINGAVEAIRHRYGIGSAALAQVIAIALIGCAIGAATAGRIADRIGRIRCMRISAGLFTVSAVGSALPFDIYDLAFWRVIGGFAIGMASVIGPAYIAEVSPAAYRGRLGSFQQAAIVIGIAVSQLVNYGILQLADGDQRGRIAGLEAWQWMLGVMVVPALLYGLLSFAIPESPRYLISAGRADRAKEVLAEVESKGVDLDARVAEIEHAMRREHKPVFRDLMGSRFGFLPIVWIGIGLSVFQQLVGINVAFYYSATLWQSVGIDPSSSFFYSFTTSIVNIIGTVIAMVLVDRVGRKPLALTGSIGMAVALAFEAWAFSAELVHGKLPNTEGTVALIAAHVFVLFFALSWGVVVWVFLGEMFPNRIRAAALGVAASAQWIANWAITASFPSLADWNLSGTYVIYACFATLSIPFVVLFVKETKGKTLEEMG from the coding sequence GTGACCAGCACAGCGCAGGTTCCGCCGCCCAGCGGCCGAGCGGCCCACCCCGACCACATCGGGCATGTCATCTTCATCACGGCGGCGGCCGCGATGGGCGGTTTCCTCTTCGGCTACGACAGTTCGGTCATCAACGGCGCCGTCGAGGCCATCCGCCACCGGTACGGCATCGGCTCCGCCGCCCTCGCGCAGGTCATCGCCATCGCCCTGATCGGCTGCGCCATCGGGGCCGCCACCGCGGGCCGGATCGCCGACCGTATCGGCCGTATCCGCTGCATGCGGATCTCCGCCGGCCTCTTCACCGTCAGCGCCGTCGGCTCCGCGCTGCCCTTCGACATCTACGACCTCGCCTTCTGGCGCGTCATCGGCGGCTTCGCGATCGGCATGGCGTCGGTGATCGGCCCCGCCTATATCGCGGAGGTCTCCCCGGCGGCGTACCGCGGCCGGCTCGGCTCGTTCCAGCAGGCCGCGATCGTGATCGGGATCGCCGTCTCCCAGCTGGTGAACTACGGGATCCTCCAGCTCGCGGACGGCGACCAGCGCGGCCGGATCGCCGGGCTGGAGGCATGGCAGTGGATGCTCGGTGTGATGGTCGTCCCGGCGCTGCTGTACGGCCTGCTCTCCTTCGCGATCCCCGAGTCGCCGCGCTATCTGATCTCGGCGGGCCGGGCGGACCGTGCCAAGGAGGTGCTCGCGGAGGTCGAGAGCAAGGGCGTCGACCTGGACGCCCGGGTCGCCGAGATCGAGCACGCGATGCGCCGGGAGCACAAGCCGGTCTTCCGGGATCTGATGGGCAGCCGCTTCGGCTTCCTGCCCATCGTCTGGATCGGTATCGGACTCTCCGTCTTCCAGCAGCTCGTCGGCATCAATGTCGCCTTCTACTACTCGGCGACGCTCTGGCAGTCGGTCGGTATCGATCCGTCCAGCTCGTTCTTCTATTCGTTCACGACATCGATCGTGAACATCATCGGCACCGTGATCGCGATGGTCCTGGTCGACCGGGTCGGCCGTAAGCCCCTCGCGCTGACCGGTTCCATCGGAATGGCGGTCGCCCTCGCCTTTGAAGCGTGGGCGTTCTCGGCGGAACTCGTGCACGGCAAGCTGCCGAACACCGAGGGGACCGTCGCGCTGATCGCGGCCCATGTGTTCGTGCTGTTCTTCGCGCTGTCCTGGGGCGTCGTCGTCTGGGTCTTCCTCGGCGAGATGTTCCCCAACCGGATCCGCGCCGCCGCGCTCGGGGTCGCCGCCTCGGCGCAGTGGATCGCCAACTGGGCCATCACCGCGAGTTTCCCGAGCCTGGCCGACTGGAATCTCTCGGGTACGTACGTGATCTACGCCTGCTTCGCGACCCTCTCCATCCCGTTCGTGGTCCTGTTCGTAAAGGAGACGAAGGGCAAGACACTGGAAGAGATGGGATAA
- the ftsY gene encoding signal recognition particle-docking protein FtsY, with translation METVILVVVIALVALGAIGGLVVGSRKKKLPPSAPSSTPTITAPPAEPHVGDEAETPRDESRRTIEEVGLPDSGGAPVAVEEPALGAPPEIEIPEPSAGRLVRLRARLARSQNALGKGLLTLLSREHLDDETWEEIEDTLLAADVGVAPTHELVARLRERVRVLGTRTPQELRALLREELVLLLDPESDRVVKTESGLDTPAVVMVVGVNGTGKTTTTGKLARVLVADGRSVVLGAADTFRAAAADQLQTWGERVGARTVRGPEGGDPASVAFDAVKEGIAEGADVVLIDTAGRLHTKTGLMDELGKVKRVVEKHGPLDEVLLVLDATTGQNGLVQARVFAEVVDITGIVLTKLDGTAKGGIVIAVQRELGVPVKLVGLGEGPDDLAPFEPEAFVDALIGD, from the coding sequence ATGGAAACCGTCATCCTTGTTGTAGTCATCGCCCTGGTCGCCCTCGGCGCCATCGGCGGGCTCGTGGTCGGCAGCCGCAAGAAGAAGCTGCCGCCCTCGGCGCCGTCGAGCACGCCGACCATCACCGCTCCGCCCGCCGAGCCGCACGTCGGTGACGAGGCGGAGACCCCGCGCGACGAATCGCGCCGCACGATCGAGGAGGTCGGACTGCCGGACTCCGGCGGCGCGCCCGTCGCCGTCGAGGAACCGGCCCTGGGCGCTCCGCCCGAGATCGAGATCCCCGAACCGTCCGCCGGCCGGCTGGTCCGGCTGCGCGCGCGGCTCGCCCGTTCGCAGAACGCCCTCGGCAAGGGGCTGCTCACGCTGCTCTCCCGGGAGCACCTGGACGACGAGACGTGGGAGGAGATCGAGGACACCCTGCTGGCCGCCGATGTCGGTGTCGCGCCGACCCACGAGCTGGTCGCGCGGCTGCGCGAGCGGGTCCGGGTGCTCGGCACCCGGACCCCGCAGGAGCTGCGCGCGCTGCTGCGGGAGGAGCTGGTCCTGCTGCTGGACCCGGAGTCGGACCGCGTGGTGAAGACCGAGAGCGGGCTGGACACCCCGGCCGTCGTGATGGTCGTCGGGGTCAACGGCACCGGCAAGACCACGACCACCGGCAAGCTGGCGCGGGTGCTGGTCGCGGACGGGCGCTCGGTCGTGCTCGGCGCGGCGGACACCTTCCGCGCCGCCGCCGCCGACCAGCTCCAGACCTGGGGCGAGCGGGTCGGCGCCCGTACCGTACGCGGCCCCGAGGGCGGCGATCCGGCGTCCGTGGCGTTCGACGCGGTCAAGGAGGGCATCGCGGAGGGCGCGGATGTCGTGCTCATCGACACGGCGGGCCGGCTGCACACCAAGACCGGTCTGATGGACGAGCTGGGCAAGGTCAAGCGGGTCGTGGAGAAGCACGGTCCGCTGGACGAGGTGCTGCTCGTGCTGGACGCCACCACCGGGCAGAACGGGCTGGTGCAGGCGCGGGTGTTCGCGGAGGTCGTGGACATCACCGGCATCGTGCTGACCAAGCTGGACGGTACGGCCAAGGGCGGCATCGTGATCGCGGTCCAGCGGGAGCTGGGGGTGCCGGTGAAGCTGGTGGGCCTGGGGGAGGGGCCGGACGATCTGGCCCCCTTCGAGCCCGAGGCGTTCGTGGACGCGCTGATCGGCGACTGA
- a CDS encoding bifunctional DNA primase/polymerase — MGFTIGGIREIREMRSGSRRRGRTAECTEVAEYTGLWGWDVVLGARAPDGRCSCGDPACPEPGAHPRGRGEIPAGSTLAEVTGAWAAAPGASVLLPVGRCFDVIDVAEPAGSRALVRLERMGLPVGPVTATPGGRAHFFVAPGAAAELPALLYRMGWDDADLDLHALGPGAHVAAPPTRPAGLGPVRWLRPPSLDTAAAPPPARLLLGTLAYLCHRFATG, encoded by the coding sequence ATGGGCTTCACGATCGGCGGCATCCGGGAGATCCGGGAAATGCGGTCCGGCTCACGCCGCCGCGGACGCACCGCAGAGTGCACCGAGGTGGCGGAGTACACCGGACTCTGGGGCTGGGACGTCGTCCTCGGCGCCCGGGCGCCGGACGGGCGCTGCTCCTGCGGCGACCCGGCCTGCCCCGAGCCCGGCGCGCATCCGCGGGGCCGGGGCGAGATCCCGGCGGGCTCGACGCTCGCCGAGGTCACCGGGGCATGGGCCGCGGCGCCGGGCGCGTCCGTACTGCTCCCGGTGGGCCGGTGCTTCGACGTCATCGATGTCGCCGAACCGGCGGGCAGCCGCGCGCTGGTGCGGCTGGAGCGGATGGGGCTGCCGGTGGGGCCGGTGACGGCGACCCCGGGCGGGCGGGCCCACTTCTTCGTCGCGCCGGGCGCCGCCGCCGAACTCCCCGCGCTGCTCTACCGGATGGGCTGGGACGACGCCGACCTCGATCTGCACGCGCTGGGGCCCGGCGCCCATGTCGCGGCGCCGCCGACCCGGCCGGCCGGCCTCGGCCCCGTGCGCTGGCTCCGGCCGCCGTCGCTGGACACGGCCGCCGCGCCGCCGCCGGCCCGGCTGCTGCTCGGCACCCTGGCGTATCTCTGCCACCGCTTCGCCACCGGGTGA
- the nsdA gene encoding transcriptional repressor NsdA, translating into MDGGGAGGTNTGKRPNGQLGSWFIRSGWSKGELARQVNRRAREMGAHHISTDTSRVRRWLDGEQPREPIPRILSELFSERFGAVVAIEDLGLRSAHQSPSVSGVDLPWTGPQTVALISEFSRSDLMLARRGFLGTSLALAAGPSLVEPMQRWLVPAPPGDPGRTETGPAAPSALPGLSGPELDLLESTTACFRLWDAQCGGGLRRKAVVGQLHELTDLLQESHPEATSRRLFRCAAELAELAGWMSYDVGLQPNAQKYFVLALHAAKEAGDKPLGSYILSSMSRQMIHLGRPDDALELIHLAQYGSRDSATPRTQAMLYAMEARAYANMGQPSRTKRAVRMAEDTFSDIGLDGEPEPDWIRFFSEAELNGENAHSYRDLAYVAGRSPTYASLAEPVMRRAVELFAKDEDHQRSYALNLIGMATVHLLNREPEQSAALAEQAMRVAGKVRSERVNTRLRKTLSAAARDFGDVADVVDLTERLAARLPESAEAV; encoded by the coding sequence GTGGACGGCGGCGGCGCGGGCGGTACGAACACGGGCAAGCGTCCGAACGGACAACTCGGCTCGTGGTTCATCCGCAGCGGCTGGTCCAAGGGCGAGCTGGCCCGGCAGGTGAACCGCAGAGCGCGCGAGATGGGCGCCCACCACATCAGCACCGACACCTCCCGCGTCCGCCGCTGGCTCGACGGCGAACAGCCCCGCGAGCCGATCCCCCGGATCCTCTCCGAGCTGTTCTCCGAGCGCTTCGGCGCCGTCGTCGCCATTGAGGACCTCGGACTGCGCTCCGCCCACCAGTCGCCCTCGGTGTCCGGCGTCGATCTGCCCTGGACCGGACCGCAGACGGTCGCCCTGATCAGCGAGTTCTCCCGCAGCGATCTCATGCTGGCGCGCCGCGGCTTCCTCGGCACCTCGTTAGCCCTCGCCGCCGGGCCCTCGCTCGTGGAGCCCATGCAGCGCTGGCTGGTGCCCGCCCCGCCCGGGGACCCGGGCCGTACGGAGACCGGGCCCGCCGCCCCCTCCGCGCTGCCGGGACTCTCCGGCCCCGAGCTGGACCTGCTGGAGTCGACCACCGCGTGCTTCCGGCTCTGGGACGCCCAGTGCGGCGGCGGACTGCGCCGCAAGGCCGTCGTCGGGCAGCTGCACGAGCTGACCGACCTGCTCCAGGAGTCGCACCCCGAGGCCACCTCCCGGCGGCTCTTCCGCTGCGCCGCCGAGCTGGCCGAGCTGGCCGGCTGGATGAGCTACGACGTCGGCCTCCAGCCCAACGCCCAGAAGTACTTCGTCCTGGCCCTGCACGCCGCCAAGGAGGCCGGGGACAAGCCGCTCGGCTCGTACATCCTGTCGTCCATGAGCCGCCAGATGATCCATCTGGGCCGGCCCGACGACGCGCTGGAGCTGATCCATCTCGCCCAGTACGGCAGCCGCGACAGCGCCACCCCCCGGACCCAGGCGATGCTGTATGCGATGGAGGCCCGGGCATACGCCAATATGGGCCAGCCGAGCCGGACCAAGCGCGCTGTCCGAATGGCCGAGGACACCTTCTCCGACATCGGTCTCGACGGCGAGCCGGAGCCCGACTGGATCCGCTTCTTCTCCGAGGCCGAGCTGAACGGCGAGAACGCGCACTCGTACCGCGATCTGGCCTACGTCGCCGGCCGCAGCCCCACCTACGCCTCCCTGGCCGAGCCCGTCATGCGGCGCGCCGTCGAGCTGTTCGCCAAGGACGAGGACCACCAGCGGTCGTATGCGCTGAACCTCATCGGGATGGCCACCGTCCACCTCCTCAACCGCGAGCCCGAACAGTCCGCGGCCCTTGCGGAGCAAGCCATGCGGGTGGCCGGCAAGGTCCGCTCGGAGCGGGTCAACACCCGGCTGCGCAAGACCCTCTCCGCCGCCGCCCGGGACTTCGGGGACGTCGCCGACGTCGTCGATCTCACCGAGCGGCTCGCCGCCCGCCTCCCCGAGTCCGCGGAGGCCGTCTGA